The following coding sequences lie in one Candidatus Woesearchaeota archaeon genomic window:
- a CDS encoding tripartite tricarboxylate transporter permease — protein sequence MLLLEIAIAILIGICFGIITGITPGIHINLVALLLLSFAPFFLGFTSALVLAAFIISMSITHTFLDALPSIYLGAPDSDMVMGVLPGHRLLLKGQGYEAVKLTIIGSMGGLILAIVLVPILIPLTSFFYPFISDYIGWFLLLVVIFMIYREKNKLMALFIFLLSGILGIVVFSTPNLKDPLLPMLSGLFGISMLTTSIFEKVRIPKQNIASRIKVPKLETIKALFSGTFSGFLTTTFPGLGPAQGAVISMQLTPNLSEYAYLILVGSINTVNMILSLVTVYTLDKARNGAIIALKEIIVSLSLQNMIILFACGLAAGVISCFLAMWFARFFSSIVSKVNYGMLCLVIILFVSVLVFIFTGWLGMLVMITAAFIGLMAPMTDVGRAHAMGCLMLPVILYFLL from the coding sequence ATGCTTTTACTTGAAATAGCAATCGCTATTCTGATCGGCATCTGCTTCGGCATCATAACGGGCATTACTCCAGGCATTCACATCAACCTTGTTGCATTATTGCTGCTCAGCTTTGCTCCGTTCTTTCTCGGCTTCACTTCAGCTTTGGTTCTTGCTGCATTCATTATTTCAATGTCAATAACCCATACTTTTTTGGATGCATTGCCGTCAATCTATCTCGGCGCTCCAGACTCTGACATGGTAATGGGCGTTCTGCCAGGTCACAGGTTATTGCTGAAAGGGCAGGGATACGAAGCTGTAAAATTGACAATAATCGGATCAATGGGCGGCCTGATTTTGGCCATAGTTTTAGTTCCAATATTGATCCCGCTGACAAGCTTTTTCTATCCGTTCATAAGCGATTATATTGGGTGGTTTCTGCTGCTCGTTGTTATTTTCATGATTTACAGGGAGAAGAACAAGTTAATGGCTTTATTCATTTTTTTATTGAGCGGCATACTGGGAATAGTGGTTTTTTCAACGCCAAACTTAAAGGACCCTTTATTGCCAATGCTGTCCGGCTTGTTTGGGATAAGCATGCTTACAACAAGCATTTTTGAAAAAGTAAGGATTCCAAAGCAGAATATAGCGAGCAGGATAAAAGTGCCTAAGCTTGAAACAATAAAAGCATTGTTTTCAGGGACATTTTCAGGATTTTTGACAACAACATTCCCCGGGTTGGGGCCTGCGCAGGGCGCAGTTATATCAATGCAGCTCACCCCAAATTTAAGCGAGTACGCTTATCTTATACTTGTTGGCTCGATAAACACAGTAAATATGATTCTGAGCCTTGTAACAGTATATACATTGGATAAGGCAAGAAATGGGGCAATAATAGCTTTAAAAGAGATTATTGTCAGCTTAAGCCTTCAGAACATGATAATATTGTTTGCATGCGGCCTTGCTGCAGGAGTTATTTCTTGCTTCCTGGCAATGTGGTTTGCAAGATTTTTTTCAAGCATTGTAAGCAAAGTCAATTACGGAATGCTCTGCTTGGTCATCATTCTGTTTGTTTCAGTTCTTGTCTTTATCTTTACAGGGTGGCTTGGAATGCTTGTCATGATCACAGCAGCATTTATCGGACTGATGGCTCCGATGACTGATGTCGGAAGAGCCCATGCAATGGGCTGCCTGATGCTGCCGGTGATTTTGTATTTTCTTTTATAG
- a CDS encoding nucleoside-diphosphate kinase — MAVEQTFVFIKPDGLKRNLTGNIITKISNETNLDFVGAKIVRVSRELAAVHYAHLKDNKEIYEGTIKFVMGLFHDEGKKDREAGWEHYRRKVLAIVYYGDDAVEKLRGLCGKTNPLEADPTSIRGAYGRIAKDGIYENVIHASKNITEAKREIKMWFKPQELITLPENLPGFEVENSTSYYLLLGDQLNCIGLNFSPDGKSTYFAIEGNLYLVDKGDVFIFQNVAIKNQNLTLSVLEETVNKNIDKPTSQCGKIIAPSHELMWKSDLRALEELLKNPEEAKLPLDAVMAKYLVHSELYKEMD, encoded by the coding sequence ATGGCAGTTGAGCAAACCTTTGTTTTTATAAAACCGGATGGGCTGAAAAGAAATTTAACAGGCAATATAATAACCAAAATTTCTAATGAAACTAACTTGGATTTTGTTGGAGCTAAAATTGTGAGAGTTAGCAGAGAATTAGCAGCAGTGCATTACGCTCATCTTAAAGACAATAAGGAGATCTATGAAGGAACAATAAAGTTTGTAATGGGTTTATTCCACGATGAAGGGAAAAAAGATAGAGAAGCAGGGTGGGAACATTATAGAAGAAAGGTTCTTGCAATTGTTTATTATGGAGATGATGCTGTTGAAAAATTGAGAGGATTATGCGGTAAAACAAACCCGCTGGAAGCAGATCCCACATCCATTAGAGGGGCATATGGCAGGATAGCAAAAGACGGCATTTACGAAAATGTAATACATGCATCAAAAAATATAACAGAAGCAAAAAGGGAAATAAAAATGTGGTTCAAGCCGCAAGAACTGATAACACTTCCCGAGAACTTGCCAGGATTTGAAGTAGAAAATTCTACTTCCTATTACCTACTATTAGGCGACCAATTAAACTGCATTGGGCTGAACTTCTCACCTGACGGTAAATCAACATACTTTGCCATTGAAGGAAATTTGTATTTAGTAGATAAAGGAGATGTTTTTATATTTCAAAATGTAGCCATTAAAAATCAAAATTTAACGCTATCTGTGCTTGAAGAAACTGTAAATAAAAATATCGACAAACCAACTTCCCAATGCGGAAAAATTATTGCGCCTTCTCATGAATTAATGTGGAAGTCTGACTTGAGGGCGTTGGAAGAGCTTTTGAAAAATCCAGAAGAAGCAAAACTTCCATTGGATGCTGTTATGGCCAAGTATCTTGTGCATTCCGAACTTTATAAAGAAATGGATTGA
- a CDS encoding YkgJ family cysteine cluster protein — MTSTYSCNNCAKCCANYGEINIYPNEALKVAQAIKKHPLDFAYYSDDSHLFIKKRHDCFFLDKGKCALHELNVKPYTCWSFPNEYALDDRKKGLVISFRKRVDCEGDSNNLNQADIEARVIENTKQKVVQLHIRSIAHGTPLKFEEYMKKFNKLFDKIDLETAKLALNRMRNFEPLDHILL, encoded by the coding sequence ATGACTTCAACGTATAGCTGCAATAATTGTGCCAAATGTTGCGCTAATTATGGCGAAATTAATATATATCCTAATGAAGCCCTGAAGGTAGCGCAAGCGATAAAAAAACATCCGCTTGATTTCGCATATTATTCTGACGATAGCCATTTATTTATTAAAAAAAGGCATGATTGTTTTTTTCTTGATAAAGGTAAGTGCGCTCTTCATGAGCTTAATGTAAAACCATATACTTGCTGGTCTTTTCCTAATGAATATGCTCTTGATGACAGAAAAAAAGGACTTGTTATCTCGTTCAGAAAAAGAGTGGATTGTGAAGGTGATTCAAACAACCTTAATCAAGCAGATATTGAAGCAAGAGTCATAGAAAATACTAAACAAAAAGTTGTTCAGCTCCACATAAGAAGTATAGCTCACGGAACGCCATTAAAATTTGAAGAGTATATGAAAAAATTCAATAAATTGTTTGACAAGATAGATCTAGAAACTGCAAAGCTTGCTTTGAACCGAATGAGAAATTTTGAGCCATTGGATCATATTCTTCTATAA
- a CDS encoding addiction module toxin RelE — protein sequence MFDFELSDELKFKIKKLVKRDKKKVDIINKKIREIVSSDEDSVNHYKNLRHDMKEFKAVHIDSHFVLTFKVDMQNKFILFVDFDHHDNIY from the coding sequence ATGTTTGACTTTGAACTTTCTGATGAGCTTAAATTTAAAATAAAGAAGCTGGTCAAAAGGGATAAAAAGAAAGTCGACATAATAAACAAGAAAATAAGGGAGATTGTCAGCAGCGATGAAGATTCTGTAAACCATTATAAAAATCTAAGGCATGATATGAAGGAATTTAAGGCAGTTCACATTGACAGCCATTTTGTATTGACATTTAAAGTGGATATGCAAAATAAATTCATCTTGTTTGTTGACTTTGACCATCATGACAACATTTATTGA
- a CDS encoding winged helix-turn-helix transcriptional regulator, which yields MRDYFIKIFDLLNKDVNRGKRISGISDTLKIPYSVAKSNIQKMERRGILTTRRVNDHNLYFLSAGENQIIRNSQTSRSQMPGKLFFIFSFIVVILVLVFVAKTSLDKLFSDYGNYDGSYIKYILSFIVVVFVGLLVIRPFVLKCLEGCAFHEKIKKHSSWYVVLLVVLAAGCIILGNYFIHQNFPPFSLSKEINVLRYSNENGLLDSFFKNTNISSAYCYSNKNYGYLVINDTVYCNLNIEFNAPYRLASITGYPSDLDILYTGKDEYLNISPINIGFSKYHIGFLVPKTDYWGSLYFNINLNNGSTLTKPVFWFKINGRPMTEQQYNETIIKIRSFEWGIISLAFIGMSAFVYNLRKIVEGE from the coding sequence ATGAGAGACTATTTTATAAAAATTTTTGACTTATTGAATAAAGATGTAAATCGGGGAAAACGCATTTCAGGAATTTCTGATACACTCAAAATTCCTTATTCTGTAGCAAAGAGCAATATACAAAAAATGGAAAGAAGAGGTATACTTACAACGAGAAGGGTAAATGATCATAACTTATATTTTTTAAGCGCAGGTGAAAATCAAATTATACGAAATTCTCAGACTTCACGAAGCCAGATGCCGGGTAAACTATTCTTCATATTTTCTTTCATAGTTGTTATTTTAGTTTTAGTATTCGTAGCAAAAACATCTTTGGATAAACTTTTTTCAGATTATGGGAATTATGATGGTTCATACATCAAATACATTTTATCTTTCATCGTAGTGGTTTTCGTGGGTCTTTTAGTTATAAGACCTTTTGTACTAAAATGCCTTGAAGGATGCGCATTTCATGAAAAAATAAAAAAACATTCTTCTTGGTATGTTGTATTATTGGTGGTTTTGGCAGCAGGCTGTATTATTCTTGGTAATTATTTCATTCATCAAAACTTTCCACCATTTTCTCTTTCAAAAGAGATAAATGTTCTCAGATATTCAAATGAAAATGGGTTGCTTGATTCATTTTTCAAAAATACAAATATTTCTTCTGCCTATTGCTATTCAAATAAAAATTACGGCTATCTTGTCATTAATGATACGGTGTATTGTAATTTAAACATAGAATTTAATGCACCATATCGTTTAGCCAGCATAACAGGTTACCCTTCAGATTTAGACATTCTTTACACTGGCAAAGATGAATACTTAAACATATCTCCCATTAACATTGGATTCAGTAAATATCACATTGGATTTTTAGTACCGAAGACAGATTATTGGGGATCATTGTACTTCAACATAAATCTAAATAATGGTTCAACTCTTACAAAACCTGTTTTCTGGTTTAAAATAAATGGAAGGCCAATGACTGAACAACAATACAACGAAACCATCATTAAAATAAGATCGTTTGAATGGGGCATTATATCTTTAGCCTTTATAGGTATGTCTGCATTTGTATATAATCTGAGAAAAATTGTCGAAGGAGAATGA
- a CDS encoding proteasome assembly chaperone family protein, with the protein MEIKLSKKPKNPIIIEGFPGFGLVGTIATEFLIEHLKCEQIGKYYFDDLPATIAIHDGKVVDPIGIFYNKKYNIAIIHSISAVAGMEWKAADLILNVAKQLAAKEVICLEGVGGLNAGLGEENRVFFNSNNAKIKKDLESTGIKELKEGIIIGVTSALLLKSDFPLTCIFAEAHTNLPDSRASAQIIKVLDKYLSLEVDYKPLLEQAHKFEEKLKGLLEKSQKAMTDQEKKQLSYVG; encoded by the coding sequence ATGGAAATTAAATTAAGCAAAAAGCCTAAAAATCCAATAATAATAGAGGGTTTTCCAGGTTTTGGCTTAGTTGGAACAATTGCAACTGAATTTCTGATAGAGCACCTTAAATGCGAGCAGATTGGAAAATACTACTTTGATGACCTTCCGGCAACAATTGCAATCCATGACGGCAAGGTTGTTGACCCTATTGGAATATTTTACAATAAAAAATATAATATTGCGATCATCCATTCAATATCCGCTGTTGCAGGAATGGAATGGAAAGCCGCTGATTTAATCCTCAATGTTGCAAAGCAGCTGGCTGCAAAAGAAGTTATCTGCCTGGAAGGAGTTGGCGGCCTTAATGCCGGGTTAGGCGAGGAAAACAGGGTTTTCTTCAATTCGAACAATGCAAAAATCAAAAAGGATTTGGAAAGCACAGGAATAAAAGAGCTGAAAGAAGGCATAATAATAGGCGTTACATCTGCATTGCTTTTAAAATCAGATTTTCCTCTCACATGCATCTTTGCAGAAGCCCATACAAATCTTCCGGACAGCAGGGCGTCTGCGCAGATAATAAAGGTTCTGGATAAATATCTCAGTTTGGAAGTTGACTACAAGCCATTGCTTGAGCAAGCCCATAAATTCGAGGAAAAACTAAAAGGCCTGCTTGAAAAGAGCCAGAAGGCGATGACAGACCAGGAAAAGAAGCAGCTCAGCTATGTTGGCTGA
- a CDS encoding ribbon-helix-helix domain-containing protein has protein sequence MPKEKKNKERYNFLIDKATYEDFSLLCEELGLIRSKVVEKALKEFIEKNRELLKKLK, from the coding sequence ATGCCTAAGGAAAAGAAGAATAAAGAAAGGTATAATTTTCTGATAGATAAAGCAACGTATGAGGATTTCTCTCTGCTCTGTGAGGAACTGGGCCTGATAAGATCAAAAGTTGTTGAAAAGGCATTAAAGGAGTTTATAGAAAAAAACAGGGAATTGCTTAAAAAATTAAAATGA
- a CDS encoding 50S ribosomal protein L35ae: MEGTISNYRGSRRVKKGNHMIIVVEGVDNKEKAASLAGKKVVYKTEGKTGKEIVGKVAASHGNSGAVRAIFETGMPGQAIGKKVLIE, from the coding sequence ATGGAAGGAACAATTTCGAATTACAGGGGGAGCAGAAGAGTAAAGAAAGGCAACCACATGATCATTGTAGTTGAAGGTGTTGATAATAAAGAGAAAGCAGCTTCTTTAGCAGGCAAAAAGGTCGTTTACAAGACTGAAGGCAAAACCGGCAAGGAGATTGTAGGCAAAGTTGCTGCTAGCCACGGCAACAGCGGCGCAGTAAGGGCTATTTTCGAAACAGGCATGCCGGGCCAGGCAATTGGCAAAAAGGTTTTGATAGAGTAA
- a CDS encoding DUF2683 family protein, translated as MENKMISARMQVNEYANKVLGVIKAKFGLKDKSEALNKFVEIYGEDVIEREASDEYAKKVMDIADNHFKKYGNRKMSLKELDKFCEA; from the coding sequence ATGGAAAACAAGATGATCTCGGCAAGGATGCAAGTGAATGAGTATGCTAATAAGGTGCTGGGTGTGATAAAAGCGAAATTCGGTCTTAAAGACAAATCTGAAGCTCTAAATAAGTTTGTTGAAATCTATGGAGAGGATGTAATTGAAAGGGAAGCCAGCGATGAATATGCAAAGAAAGTCATGGATATTGCAGACAATCATTTTAAAAAATATGGAAACAGAAAGATGAGCTTGAAGGAGCTGGATAAATTCTGCGAGGCATAA
- a CDS encoding carboxypeptidase regulatory-like domain-containing protein, which produces MSLNKINAKLTILLGLSLLLMPFANALTVNDFFQNFYGLVENQYAFYTIMFLVIFIFLFSIFFALSKNIPFFKASGGSVGPAGQIFALSLSAIATLSLFSYMQGRGGAGYASGFFTNRIGSWGWILLALLILAVVFFALRKKGKGILGEGDFDANLKKLTALLWVISFILVMYGSISKNRTITTIGAVLFVIALILTALTGGFKFGEDKEKEPTPPPVPPEPSDGYGIIYGVVTDINDTNEKVPFARIQCSGTGGMFSSDANGTYYIQIPAGTYQLQATKEGYEQYNSQPITVQSKDRLIHNIKMTPIGGVKGLVEGRIVYKNDMNKGVDRAIVKLLTQGPDHYYILPIDPQTSDANGKFIFKDLTLPKTKVVVYAEKEGKPNTHTMGGRPAEPFDLDQTHPERKDVLVVLDVPLPPTQMGYIEGRVIVSELAEEFPQKGINGAIVWAESSGGKVGNEATSIWGGSEYENENDGYFKIENVPLNTKNIIVHAKFRDVIGNHMDEKGYPQEKIELKEIKIRVRVPLRMQPVQTGKIKGKIADVTNNDRPIPDSEVSIATEEGQYPTNTQLRRLTNGEFEFEVPHGNYFVYGKANGYVNINGNSEIGKHTDQPGGNPPHVITINDTNPNQMDVVVPLKPRGTPPGPTELPNIKVELDSQTIQKLTAGDKYDHLIFKIKNDGGKARIRLFVNLYKYVGSYITDQAGNIDYGRLDASRQFKEINAGQWRLNIKRLVGGDFIDVRADNSKRLMELTMAKGTMVQIEFEIPKNAQGIYHIQLTAAALRPGNKEYYTEEFGHDTKWYIVDVIKKGIEKEIKEVKKKTAEAKKAAEKSIRSGEAKTSVKWANEKMLDELKLLIDNIDNKIKIIGEMNEEEYNRILKEPKFKINYDSIKKIYKARSAGNASLFRGYEQYTYEKVFKIAEIISDFLDKRIDPWHKHPR; this is translated from the coding sequence ATGAGCTTGAATAAAATAAATGCAAAGCTGACAATTTTACTAGGGCTGTCTCTGCTTTTAATGCCATTTGCAAATGCCCTGACTGTTAATGATTTCTTCCAGAACTTCTACGGATTGGTTGAAAACCAGTATGCTTTCTACACAATAATGTTTTTAGTGATATTTATTTTCTTATTTTCCATATTCTTCGCTCTGTCAAAGAATATACCGTTTTTCAAAGCCAGCGGCGGAAGTGTCGGTCCTGCAGGGCAGATATTCGCATTATCGCTTTCAGCAATTGCAACCTTATCCCTGTTTTCTTATATGCAGGGAAGAGGCGGAGCCGGCTATGCATCCGGATTTTTCACAAACAGAATTGGATCATGGGGATGGATTCTGCTTGCATTGCTGATCCTGGCAGTTGTGTTTTTTGCATTGCGGAAAAAGGGCAAGGGCATTTTGGGCGAAGGCGATTTTGACGCAAACCTGAAGAAATTAACTGCATTGCTTTGGGTGATTTCATTCATACTTGTGATGTACGGCTCTATTTCAAAAAACAGGACAATCACAACTATAGGAGCTGTGCTGTTTGTGATCGCCTTGATCCTGACAGCGCTTACAGGAGGGTTTAAGTTTGGGGAAGATAAAGAAAAGGAGCCAACGCCGCCACCAGTGCCGCCTGAACCGTCAGATGGCTATGGAATAATATATGGTGTTGTTACAGATATTAATGACACTAATGAAAAGGTACCTTTTGCTAGGATACAATGCTCTGGAACAGGGGGCATGTTTTCTTCAGATGCTAATGGCACTTATTATATTCAAATCCCTGCTGGTACTTACCAGCTTCAAGCAACGAAAGAAGGTTATGAACAATATAATTCACAACCAATAACAGTTCAAAGCAAAGACAGGTTAATACATAATATAAAGATGACGCCAATTGGCGGAGTAAAAGGACTCGTAGAAGGAAGGATTGTTTATAAAAATGATATGAATAAAGGCGTAGATAGAGCAATAGTTAAGCTTTTAACACAAGGTCCAGATCATTATTACATTTTACCGATAGATCCTCAAACTTCTGATGCAAATGGAAAATTTATATTCAAAGATTTAACTTTACCAAAAACTAAAGTTGTAGTTTACGCTGAAAAAGAAGGAAAGCCAAATACACACACCATGGGAGGCAGACCTGCAGAACCTTTTGATCTTGACCAGACCCATCCAGAACGAAAAGATGTGCTTGTTGTTCTTGATGTTCCTCTTCCTCCAACACAAATGGGATATATTGAAGGCAGGGTTATAGTTTCAGAATTGGCTGAAGAATTTCCACAAAAAGGAATAAATGGTGCGATAGTGTGGGCAGAATCGAGTGGTGGAAAAGTTGGTAATGAGGCAACAAGTATATGGGGGGGTAGCGAGTATGAAAATGAAAATGATGGTTATTTTAAGATAGAAAATGTGCCCTTGAATACTAAAAACATCATAGTTCATGCTAAGTTTAGAGATGTGATAGGAAACCACATGGATGAAAAAGGATACCCTCAAGAAAAAATTGAACTTAAGGAAATAAAAATTAGAGTAAGGGTACCATTGAGAATGCAACCAGTACAAACAGGCAAAATAAAAGGCAAGATTGCTGATGTAACAAATAATGACCGCCCCATCCCTGATTCAGAAGTATCAATCGCAACAGAAGAAGGACAGTACCCAACAAATACGCAACTTAGACGACTAACAAACGGCGAATTTGAATTTGAAGTTCCACACGGCAACTATTTTGTTTATGGAAAAGCAAATGGTTATGTGAATATTAATGGCAACTCAGAAATAGGAAAACATACTGACCAGCCAGGCGGCAATCCACCACACGTTATTACAATTAACGATACAAATCCAAACCAAATGGACGTTGTTGTTCCGCTTAAGCCAAGAGGAACGCCGCCGGGACCAACAGAACTCCCGAATATTAAAGTCGAACTTGATAGCCAAACAATACAGAAATTAACAGCTGGAGATAAATACGATCATTTGATATTTAAAATAAAAAATGATGGTGGTAAAGCGCGTATTCGTCTTTTTGTGAACTTATACAAATATGTTGGCAGCTATATTACAGATCAGGCAGGTAATATAGATTACGGAAGATTAGATGCTTCGCGACAATTCAAAGAGATAAATGCTGGACAATGGCGGCTAAACATCAAAAGGCTGGTTGGAGGGGACTTTATAGATGTTAGAGCAGATAATAGCAAGCGTTTAATGGAATTAACTATGGCAAAGGGGACAATGGTACAAATAGAATTTGAAATACCGAAAAATGCGCAAGGGATTTATCATATTCAGCTGACAGCAGCGGCTTTGAGGCCAGGAAATAAGGAATACTATACAGAAGAATTTGGACACGATACAAAATGGTATATTGTTGACGTTATCAAAAAAGGAATAGAAAAAGAAATCAAAGAAGTAAAGAAGAAAACCGCTGAAGCTAAAAAGGCGGCAGAAAAAAGTATAAGAAGCGGTGAAGCAAAGACCAGTGTCAAGTGGGCTAATGAAAAAATGTTAGATGAACTGAAGTTACTTATAGATAACATAGATAACAAAATTAAAATAATTGGAGAAATGAACGAGGAAGAATATAATCGTATTTTGAAAGAGCCAAAATTTAAAATCAACTATGACTCAATCAAGAAGATTTATAAAGCTCGATCCGCAGGAAATGCCAGTTTATTTAGGGGATATGAACAATATACTTATGAGAAAGTATTTAAGATTGCAGAAATAATATCTGATTTTTTAGATAAAAGAATAGATCCTTGGCATAAACATCCCCGATAA